The Aeromicrobium sp. Leaf245 genome includes a region encoding these proteins:
- a CDS encoding ABC transporter permease, producing MTVAPPQGPGAGGRTPRPEPTPEELGIDDRPARWWDRPIDAVAAAGAELRFYGRVLAWIPATVRRYPRDILRLLSEVSFGSGALAVIGGTIGVMLGMTLFVGSVVGMQGYAALDQIGTSALNGFISAYFNTREIAPLVAALALSATVGSGFTAQLGAMKINEEVDALTVMAVPSVPYLVTTRVVAGFVAIIPLYVIGLLTSYFGARMVTVHLYGQSAGTYDHYFSLFLPPIDILLSFAKVLVFAVLIILIHCRLGFMAQGGPAGVGIAVGTAVRRSIVTVAVLDLVLSMALWGTTTTVRIAG from the coding sequence ATGACGGTCGCACCGCCCCAGGGGCCCGGAGCCGGAGGGCGCACGCCCCGGCCCGAGCCGACGCCCGAGGAGCTCGGCATCGACGACCGACCCGCCCGCTGGTGGGACCGGCCGATCGACGCCGTCGCCGCGGCCGGCGCCGAGCTGCGCTTCTACGGTCGCGTGCTGGCCTGGATCCCGGCCACCGTCCGGCGCTACCCGCGCGACATCCTCCGGCTGCTGTCGGAGGTCAGCTTCGGCTCGGGGGCCCTCGCGGTCATCGGCGGCACCATCGGTGTGATGCTCGGCATGACGCTCTTCGTCGGCAGCGTGGTCGGCATGCAGGGCTACGCGGCCCTCGACCAGATCGGCACGTCGGCCCTGAACGGCTTCATCTCCGCCTACTTCAACACCCGCGAGATCGCGCCGCTCGTGGCCGCGCTCGCGCTGTCGGCCACGGTCGGCTCGGGCTTCACGGCGCAGCTGGGTGCCATGAAGATCAACGAGGAGGTCGACGCCCTCACGGTCATGGCGGTGCCGAGCGTGCCCTACCTCGTCACCACCCGCGTGGTCGCCGGCTTCGTCGCGATCATCCCGCTGTACGTGATCGGCCTGCTCACGTCGTACTTCGGCGCCCGGATGGTCACCGTCCACCTGTACGGGCAGTCGGCCGGCACGTACGACCACTACTTCTCGCTGTTCCTGCCGCCGATCGACATCCTGCTGTCGTTCGCCAAGGTGCTGGTCTTCGCCGTCCTCATCATCCTCATCCACTGCCGGCTCGGGTTCATGGCGCAGGGCGGGCCCGCCGGCGTCGGCATCGCGGTCGGCACGGCGGTGCGCCGCAGCATCGTCACCGTCGCGGTGCTCGACCTCGTGCTGTCGATGGCCCTGTGGGGCACCACCACGACCGTGCGGATCGCTGGATGA
- a CDS encoding MCE family protein, which produces MSARRGAPRWVDVLLGLGYGLVVVALVGGAVLAYNRAFVPRSDVELRTDAIGNALQKGSDVKLHGVPVGEVSKITTADDGAVLTLALQPEVLERLAPDTTGRLLPKTLFGERYVELQTTAPAGGHLQAGAVIEQDASAEAIELQKVLDELLPLLQSIQPEKLQSTLNELATMLRGRGGELGDTLQAWGEYVQRLQPSVPLLAEDLDRLGTVAETYADAAPDLLTALDDLTTTSGTLVAKGQALTEVYERVIASADESRGWVAGNASTIEILAEDSRKALEAAAPYARTFPCLLRSARQFIPRMDRVLGKGTDQPGLKVVLNVSPPRSGYRPGRDTPSFSGGGKPSCPYVPTGATARASSATTRSEPEAIQPPAYDPRGSAVASAGLGEANSPAENQLIAELVAPSQGMSPQDYPRWASLLVGPTLRGTKVELR; this is translated from the coding sequence ATGAGCGCGCGCCGAGGCGCCCCGCGCTGGGTCGACGTGCTGCTCGGCCTGGGCTACGGGCTCGTCGTCGTGGCGCTCGTCGGGGGCGCGGTGCTCGCCTACAACAGGGCGTTCGTGCCGCGCTCCGACGTCGAGCTGCGCACCGACGCGATCGGCAACGCCCTGCAGAAGGGATCGGACGTGAAGCTGCACGGCGTCCCGGTGGGCGAGGTCTCGAAGATCACCACGGCCGACGACGGAGCCGTCCTCACGCTCGCGCTCCAGCCCGAGGTCCTGGAGCGGCTGGCGCCCGACACCACCGGCCGGCTGCTGCCCAAGACGTTGTTCGGCGAGCGCTACGTCGAGCTGCAGACCACGGCCCCGGCAGGCGGCCACCTGCAGGCGGGTGCGGTCATCGAGCAGGACGCGTCGGCGGAGGCGATCGAGCTGCAGAAGGTGCTCGACGAGCTGCTCCCGCTGCTGCAGTCCATCCAGCCCGAGAAGCTGCAGTCCACCCTCAACGAGCTCGCGACGATGCTGCGCGGCCGCGGTGGCGAGCTGGGCGACACGCTCCAGGCGTGGGGCGAGTACGTGCAGCGGCTCCAGCCCAGCGTGCCGCTGCTGGCCGAGGACCTCGACCGGCTCGGCACCGTGGCCGAGACCTATGCCGACGCCGCTCCCGACCTGCTCACGGCACTCGACGACCTCACGACCACGTCGGGCACCCTGGTGGCCAAGGGCCAGGCGCTCACCGAGGTGTACGAGCGGGTCATCGCGTCGGCCGACGAGAGCCGGGGCTGGGTGGCCGGCAACGCGAGCACCATCGAGATCCTGGCCGAGGACAGTCGCAAGGCGCTCGAGGCCGCGGCGCCCTACGCGCGCACGTTCCCGTGCCTGCTGCGGTCGGCCCGGCAGTTCATCCCGCGGATGGACCGGGTGCTCGGCAAGGGCACGGACCAGCCCGGTCTGAAGGTGGTGCTCAACGTCAGCCCGCCGCGCAGCGGCTACCGGCCCGGGCGCGACACCCCGTCGTTCAGCGGCGGTGGCAAGCCGTCGTGCCCCTACGTCCCCACCGGAGCCACCGCGCGGGCGTCGTCCGCGACCACGAGGTCCGAGCCCGAGGCGATCCAGCCGCCCGCCTACGACCCGCGCGGGTCCGCGGTGGCGTCGGCGGGCCTGGGCGAGGCGAACTCGCCGGCCGAGAACCAGCTGATCGCCGAGCTGGTCGCGCCGAGCCAGGGCATGAGCCCCCAGGACTACCCGCGCTGGGCGAGCCTGCTCGTCGGTCCGACGCTGCGCGGCACGAAGGTGGAGCTGCGATGA
- a CDS encoding MCE family protein — protein sequence MKTLVLKSLVFTVVTVLATVALAGTIRNSTPGSSSSYTALFSDATSLNRGDDIRMAGVKVGTVTEVAVHDNRVAGVEFTVQDAVRLPRGTTAQLRFRNLVGQRYISLEPPEVADTDTLPTGHTFGLEETRPALDLTMLFNGFQPLMQFLDPKDVNALSGQIIAVFQGEGATVEGLLSSTASLTSTLAEKDQVIGELIDNLTSVLTTVNGRSDELDRTIITLQQLVSGLAEDRETIGDTLDGMGRLTSSVADLLEEGRRPLKDSIASLGSLSGELADAEDVLNRFFDTLPGKLDRIGRTASYGSWINFYECEITGVIPRPEGYFGDLGAQPVAKRCTA from the coding sequence ATGAAGACGCTCGTCCTCAAGAGCCTGGTGTTCACGGTCGTCACCGTGCTCGCGACCGTGGCGCTGGCCGGGACCATCCGCAACTCGACGCCCGGCTCGTCGAGCAGCTACACGGCGCTGTTCTCCGACGCCACGAGCCTGAACCGCGGCGACGACATCCGCATGGCCGGGGTGAAGGTCGGCACGGTGACCGAGGTGGCCGTGCACGACAACCGCGTGGCCGGGGTCGAGTTCACCGTGCAGGACGCCGTGCGGCTGCCCCGTGGGACCACCGCCCAGCTGCGCTTCCGCAACCTCGTCGGCCAGCGGTACATCTCGCTCGAGCCGCCGGAGGTCGCGGACACCGACACGCTGCCGACCGGTCACACGTTCGGCCTGGAGGAGACGCGGCCGGCCCTCGACCTGACCATGCTGTTCAACGGCTTCCAGCCGCTCATGCAGTTCCTCGACCCGAAGGACGTCAACGCCCTCAGCGGGCAGATCATCGCCGTGTTCCAGGGCGAGGGCGCCACCGTCGAGGGGCTGCTCTCCAGCACGGCCAGCCTCACGTCGACCCTGGCCGAGAAGGACCAGGTCATCGGCGAGCTGATCGACAACCTCACGTCGGTGCTCACCACGGTGAACGGGCGGTCCGACGAGCTCGACCGGACCATCATCACGCTGCAGCAGCTCGTCTCGGGTCTCGCCGAGGACCGCGAGACCATCGGCGACACCCTCGACGGCATGGGCCGGCTCACGAGCAGCGTCGCCGACCTCCTGGAGGAGGGGCGCCGACCGCTCAAGGACTCCATCGCCTCGCTCGGCTCGCTGTCCGGAGAGCTGGCGGACGCCGAGGACGTGCTGAACCGCTTCTTCGACACCCTGCCGGGCAAGCTCGACCGCATCGGACGCACGGCGTCCTACGGGTCCTGGATCAACTTCTACGAGTGCGAGATCACGGGTGTCATCCCGCGTCCCGAGGGCTACTTCGGCGACCTCGGTGCCCAGCCCGTCGCGAAGAGGTGCACCGCATGA
- a CDS encoding MCE family protein — translation MTRTRKAPRFPTAFAERNRVVIAVVGLLTMAIVFLLAFNAQALPIIGGGSTYQAQFAEAGGLKPGNEVRVAGVKVGEVTGLELDGDTVVVTFRAKDVRVGPQSRAAIKVKTTLGQKFLAVDPLGAGEIDGPIPLQRTSTPYDVNAAFSDLSDTIGEIDTAQLETSLDVLSDTFEDTPKAVRESVAGLTDLSRVVAKRDDELAALLASTREVSGTLKDRNAEFAKLLQDGSSLLEELASRRETVQALLDGTERLGTQLTGLVRDNEEQLRPALAKLDDVAEILQANQSKLEASLRRLGPYYRTLASATGNGPWVDAYICGLFDASGAPELRNDVARDCAPKKGGGQ, via the coding sequence ATGACCCGGACACGCAAGGCTCCCCGCTTCCCGACGGCGTTCGCGGAGCGCAACCGCGTCGTGATCGCCGTCGTCGGGCTGCTGACCATGGCGATCGTCTTCCTGCTCGCCTTCAACGCCCAGGCCCTGCCGATCATCGGCGGCGGAAGCACCTACCAGGCGCAGTTCGCCGAGGCCGGTGGGCTCAAGCCGGGCAACGAGGTCCGCGTGGCCGGGGTCAAGGTCGGCGAGGTGACGGGGCTGGAGCTCGACGGCGACACGGTGGTCGTGACCTTCCGGGCCAAGGACGTTCGGGTCGGACCGCAGTCGCGGGCGGCCATCAAGGTCAAGACCACGCTGGGCCAGAAGTTCCTGGCCGTCGACCCGCTCGGGGCCGGCGAGATCGACGGGCCCATCCCGTTGCAGCGCACGAGCACGCCGTACGACGTCAACGCGGCGTTCTCCGACCTCTCCGACACGATCGGCGAGATCGACACCGCCCAGCTCGAGACCAGCCTCGACGTCCTGTCCGACACCTTCGAGGACACGCCGAAGGCGGTGCGCGAGTCCGTCGCCGGGCTGACCGACCTCTCGCGCGTCGTGGCCAAGCGCGACGACGAGCTCGCCGCGCTGCTGGCCTCCACGCGTGAGGTCAGCGGCACCCTCAAGGACCGCAACGCCGAGTTCGCGAAGCTCCTGCAGGACGGCAGCAGCCTGCTCGAGGAGCTCGCGTCCCGTCGCGAGACGGTGCAGGCGCTGCTCGACGGCACCGAGCGGCTGGGCACCCAGCTCACCGGCCTGGTGCGCGACAACGAGGAGCAGCTGCGGCCGGCCCTCGCCAAGCTCGACGACGTGGCCGAGATCCTCCAGGCCAACCAGAGCAAGCTCGAGGCCTCCTTGCGGCGCCTCGGTCCGTACTACCGCACGCTCGCGTCGGCGACCGGCAACGGTCCGTGGGTCGACGCCTACAT